In Pseudoclavibacter sp. Marseille-Q3772, the sequence GCGTGGCCGCGTTCTCGCGAACGGCGCAGGTGTTGATGACGATCACGTCGGCGTCTTCGGTGGCGGCTTCGGCGTAGCCTGCGGCAAGCAGCGAACCGGTGATGCGCTCGGAGTCGTGCACGTTCATCTGGCAACCGAGCGTGCGCACGAAGAACGTGCGCTGCGTGCCGTCAGCATTGGTCGATGCCGGCGACGGTGCGATGGGGGTGGCTGTCTCAGTCATAACCAGTCGATTCTACGAGTGTTCCGCGCTGCAGTCACGGGCTAGTTGTGATGCGCGATACAGAAGGCGGGCCGTGTGATATTCTGAGCGCATGATTTCCTAAGTCCTGTCATTCCCGAATCCGAGGCAGTGTTGCCCGACGGGTAAGTAACGGATGTGTCCAGGCACTTAGGAAACCAGTCTTGAACAACGTATTCGAGCGCAAGTATGCTGCGCATATCAAAGCAGACGATCTCACCGTCATTCGCTCCGGCCGGCGTATCCTCGACGGCTTTTCTCTTTCAGTCCCTGCCACGGAGAGGGTAGGCCTGATCGGAGGAAACGGTTCGGGCAAATCTACGCTGCTCGCGGCAATTGCCGGAGAGCTGTCACCCGCAAACGGTCACATAGATTCGCCCGAAACCGTCGGATTCCTACGACAAGAGCTAGATCCCGATCAACGTACACCGCAACAGATCATTGATGACGCGGTGAAGCCAGTTCGTGACCTCATTAAACAATTCGAGCGGGCCGCAGTGTCGCTGTCGCAATCTCCGACCGGAAAGGACGACTACGCCGCAGCCTTGGCCGCGGTAGAACGGGCCGACGCATGGAATCTCGACACCCGAATTGCAAAAGTGATTGATGCGTTACAACTTCGGCAGGTAATGGATGCTCCATCTCAGAGAGAAATCTCTGGTGGCCAGCGGCGACGACTTGCACTCGCTGCCGTTATCTTGCGCCGACCCAAATGCTTGCTCCTGGATGAACCAACCAACCATCTCGACGCTAATGGAGTCCAGTTCCTTACGGATGAGCTCGCAAACTGGCAGGGTCCAGTACTGTTCGCGAGTCACGACCGCGCATTTCTTGACGCGAGCGCAACCCAACTCATCGACATGGACCCAGCTCCGAGCGCTACGTCGATTCGCGGCGAGTCTCGGATAGGGCGCCGATACGGCGGCGGTTATTCCGACTATCTGCGTGCGCGCTCCGCTGAGATTACAACTTGGCGACATGAGTATGCAGTTGAGCAAGCAGAGAAAACGCGTTTACAACATCTCATTAATGTCGACGCTCACCGGATATTTCACAGCACCAAGCCAAAGAGCGAAGTCGGTATGGCAAGGAAGTTTGAAGCCGACCGTGCCGCCAAAACGATCGGCAATCGTCTGCAAAAAGCGCGTAAGCGGCTTTCGGAGATCGAACGTAGCGGCATTCCTAAGCCACCACTCGAACTGAAATTTCAGGGTTTCCAACACGGCCAGCAAACGAGCTCATTTGTTGCTGCATGCGACGATGTCCACGTTGCTGATCAGCTAGCGCCAGTTTCGTTCGAAGTGAAAGCGCGTTCGCGCCTACTTATTGAAGGCGTGAACGGTGCTGGCAAGTCAACGTTACTTCGCGTCATTGCCGGCTCTCTCGCCCCGGATGGCGGCATTCGATCAGTTGACACGTCAATAGGGTTTCTCGAACAAGATGATTCATGGACGGATCCACGCGTGAGTGCAGAGGTTGCTTATCGGTCGCGGTTGCGGAATCCAGACAGTGCGCCCTCACTGCACGAACTCGGTTTGATGTCGCAGCATCAAGCAACGTTGCCGATCGGCGAGTGCTCACTTGGGCAGCGCAGACGAGTCGCGCTTGCGGCACTAGCAGCTGAGCCACCACAACTGTTGTTGTTAGACGAGCCCTCAAACCATCTGTCGCTCGCTCTACTCGAACAACTCGAAACAGCGATTCAAGATTTTCCCGGAGCAGTCATCATCGCGAGCCACGACAAATGGCTGCGGGAGAGGTGGAACGGGGAGCGCCTCAGACTAGTTCCCTGCGCCACCGCCAGAGAAAACTAACGAAAATAGGGGCCGGACGAGCGCGAATGTGAGCCCGATCCTCCGCGGGCTCGTTCGCCGAGTGCCTCGGCGACGGCGCGTCCGACCACTTCACCGGAGAACCCGCGGCGCGCAAGATAGCCGTACAGGCGGCGCTTGGCTGCCTCATACTCAACGCTATGCAGGCGCTGCGCGCGAGCGCGTGCGATTTCGAGCGCATTGTCGTACTCGGCATCCCGATCGAACTCACCAAGGGCTTCTTCGATCACAACGTCATCGAGCCCGCGCTTGCGCAATTCACGCTCCATACCGGTGCGCCCGAGTCCCTTACGTGACAGGGCCCCGGATACGAGTTGCTCGGCAAGGCGCGCATCGTTGATGTATCCACATTCGGTGTACTCATCGACCAACGTCATTGCATCCGCGCTCGTGAGTTCGGTCTCGCGGCGCAGGTACTCGAGGCATTCGTGACGGGACTTATCGCTTCTGGCGAGCATCCGCGTGAGCTGTTCCCTGGCCGCTGGCATGCTCTCACCCTCGTCAGGGTGTTGTTCGTAACGCGCGGTGTTGTCGTTCGGTACGCGGCCGGATGCGGCCGGTTGCGATGCATTCGGGAACCCGATCACTTCAGCACCGGATTCAGGTTCAGATTCGGATTCGGATTGAGAGTCAGCTGGTGCGATGCAACCCGCTTCGGCTTCGACCGTGGCGATCTGGGCACGCAAACGCTCGAGCGCACTCTCTCGCGCTTGCTCGGTTGGTGCTTGCTCGGTTGGCGTCTGCGTCTCTGACGCACTCGGTGAGCCGGATGCAGCACCCCAGCTCCCCCAGCGCGAGCCGGTGTGCGCGCTCAGTTCAATGATCTCAGCGTCGCCACTCGCACTGCGTGTTTCGTCACTCGTTGTATCGCGCACGCTCTCGCCCCTTTCCTGGCCTTAATGCCACCATCCGCACACGACCGTTGCCGGACTACACCACTGATGCAGCGTGAGCCCATCGGTATTCCGATGGGCCCACACTGGGTCTATTAGGCGATCCGCTCGATAATCTCGCCGGTTTCTTCGTCGACAATCGGCTCGGATTCAGCATTTGGGTCGGTGCGGATTCCCAGCTTGACGAGAATCTTGTGCTCGATTTCTTCGGCGATCTCGGGGTTCTCAATGAGGTACCGACGGGCGTTCTCTTTACCCTGGCCTAGCTGGTCGCCGTCATAGGTGTACCAAGAGCCGGATTTCTTCACGAAACCGTGGTCGACACCGTAGTCGAGGAGCGATCCTTCTCGAGAGATGCCCTGGCCGAACAGAATGTCGAACTCGGCCTGCTTGAACGGCGGCGCCATCTTGTTCTTAACCACCTTGACGCGCGTGCGGTTACCGACCGCATCCCCGCCATCTTTCAGCGTCTCGATCCGGCGAATGTCGAGACGAACCGAGGCGTAGAACTTCAGTGCCTTACCACCCGAGGTGGTCTCTGGCGAACCGAAGAACACACCGACCTTCTCGCGCAGCTGGTTAATGAAGATTGCGGTGGTCTTCGTTTGGTTGAGCCCACCAGTGAGCTTGCGCAGCGCCTGCGACATCAGCCGCGCCTGCAGACCCACGTGTGAGTCACCCATCTCGCCCTCGATTTCGGCGCGTGGCACCAGTGCTGCAACCGAGTCGACGACAACGAGGTCAACTGCGCCTGAGCGCACCAACATATCGGTGATCTCGAGCGCCTGCTCACCGGTGTCGGGCTGAGAAACCAGCAGCTGATCGATATCAACACCGAGCTTGCGTGCATATTCCGGATCGAGCGCGTGCTCTGCGTCGATAAACGCTGCAATACCGCCGTTTTGCTGCACATTGGCGATGGCATGCAAGGCGACCGTCGTCTTACCCGAGGATTCCGGGCCGTAGATCTCGACAATACGGCCGCGTGGCAAACCGCCGGTGCCGAGTGCCGCATCCAGCGCAATGGAACCGGTTGGGATTACTTCGACCGGTGCGCGTTCTCCCGAACCGAGACGCATGACCGACCCCTTACCGAAGT encodes:
- a CDS encoding ABC-F family ATP-binding cassette domain-containing protein; protein product: MNNVFERKYAAHIKADDLTVIRSGRRILDGFSLSVPATERVGLIGGNGSGKSTLLAAIAGELSPANGHIDSPETVGFLRQELDPDQRTPQQIIDDAVKPVRDLIKQFERAAVSLSQSPTGKDDYAAALAAVERADAWNLDTRIAKVIDALQLRQVMDAPSQREISGGQRRRLALAAVILRRPKCLLLDEPTNHLDANGVQFLTDELANWQGPVLFASHDRAFLDASATQLIDMDPAPSATSIRGESRIGRRYGGGYSDYLRARSAEITTWRHEYAVEQAEKTRLQHLINVDAHRIFHSTKPKSEVGMARKFEADRAAKTIGNRLQKARKRLSEIERSGIPKPPLELKFQGFQHGQQTSSFVAACDDVHVADQLAPVSFEVKARSRLLIEGVNGAGKSTLLRVIAGSLAPDGGIRSVDTSIGFLEQDDSWTDPRVSAEVAYRSRLRNPDSAPSLHELGLMSQHQATLPIGECSLGQRRRVALAALAAEPPQLLLLDEPSNHLSLALLEQLETAIQDFPGAVIIASHDKWLRERWNGERLRLVPCATAREN
- a CDS encoding regulatory protein RecX codes for the protein MRDTTSDETRSASGDAEIIELSAHTGSRWGSWGAASGSPSASETQTPTEQAPTEQARESALERLRAQIATVEAEAGCIAPADSQSESESEPESGAEVIGFPNASQPAASGRVPNDNTARYEQHPDEGESMPAAREQLTRMLARSDKSRHECLEYLRRETELTSADAMTLVDEYTECGYINDARLAEQLVSGALSRKGLGRTGMERELRKRGLDDVVIEEALGEFDRDAEYDNALEIARARAQRLHSVEYEAAKRRLYGYLARRGFSGEVVGRAVAEALGERARGGSGSHSRSSGPYFR
- the recA gene encoding recombinase RecA, with translation MPAPKDREQALETALSAIDRHFGKGSVMRLGSGERAPVEVIPTGSIALDAALGTGGLPRGRIVEIYGPESSGKTTVALHAIANVQQNGGIAAFIDAEHALDPEYARKLGVDIDQLLVSQPDTGEQALEITDMLVRSGAVDLVVVDSVAALVPRAEIEGEMGDSHVGLQARLMSQALRKLTGGLNQTKTTAIFINQLREKVGVFFGSPETTSGGKALKFYASVRLDIRRIETLKDGGDAVGNRTRVKVVKNKMAPPFKQAEFDILFGQGISREGSLLDYGVDHGFVKKSGSWYTYDGDQLGQGKENARRYLIENPEIAEEIEHKILVKLGIRTDPNAESEPIVDEETGEIIERIA